The DNA region AATAATACAAACTTAGCCCATCATCTAACCTTGCTTCCTCCGCCTCATATATTTGAGGATTCACATCTTCATGGACTTTTTCCGAGGTTACATAAGTAAATGAAATTTTATCCAGATCAAAAGGATGTAGAGACACATTTTTTCCATCATTTCTTGATATTATTATCTTATGCTTTCCTCTCTTAAAATAAATAAATCCGGTATGTTTTCCAACAAACCTCCAATTTGTTGTAGGATTCAGACTAATCTTAGTATATTTACCATCGTCTATTTTCATATACCCATCAACTATTAAGCCACTATTATTTTGTCTATTTCCATTGGAATAGAAGATATCAAACATATATGTCCCATCGTAAGGTAAATCAACTTCAAAAATTAAAGAGCTATTTGTATTTTCCAATAACACCCCTTTCCCATTAGAATACATATTGTTATTAGGATTTGTCTCTGTTCCATCATCAAAAACTTTAGCATTACTAATTTTTGCTAATTCAGCCTCGTAGGATAATTGAGCTGATTTAAAATTTTCTCTATATATCTTGTCCTTTTCGGTTTTTTGCATAATTAAAAAGTAGGCTGATGTTTTATTTATCCTGGGAATAGAAATTTTTAAGAAAGCATTTTCTACATTTCTTATTTCTTCTAAAATAACAGATGGCTTAAATAAGGCACCATCATATCCCGACCAATCTGCTTTGTAAACTTTGACAAATACCTTCCCAATAAAATCATCAGGTAAATTTGATATGTTCACTTCTATATCTGTATCATCACCCCCAAAAAGAACCCATAGCATCTTGTTCTTCTCATTTAAAACTGAGAGAGCTGACAAATCCTCCAAATTAGGATATGGAACTTTTGTTTCTAACAGTTCTCCGTCCATATCTGAGTACCATTTATATACCCACCACCCCCCATTAGGTGAGTTATTATCTACCACTAAATCATCAAAATTTCCAGCTGTATGCCAATATGCAAGGCATGCAGAAACTCCAGTCCTTTCAAATCTTGAGATCCACTGTACTAATTTCCCTGGTACTGAGAGGTCACTAAAAGTACCATATTCATTAATACTTATATGTCTTGGCTCTATATTTAGACTTTTTTCTATTTCTCTATAATTTTGATAATTCTTCTCATAAAATCCATAAAATCTATTATTCAGCTCATGCCAGGTGATTATATCTGGTATACAATTATTTTCCTTACAAAAAGTCATAAAATTTTTCATAAAATCAGCCTTATAAATAGCCAAGTTAGGGCCAGCAATTACAGCTCCTTTATCTATACCCTTTATGAAATCATATATTTTCTTCCAAGCTTTCAAAAACGTAGAATTATTTATATCTCCTCTCCAAATGGAGTCATTGTTATACCATATAGCATCAGGTTCATTAAAGGGTACATAAACTATTTTCGACGCATACACGGTATTTTTAATATTTTTAACTATACTCTCAACTTTTTGGAGAAAATCATCAGGAATACCATCATTATCAATATCAGATCCCTTTTCGTAGGGCCAATTAGCATAGATATCCTGCAAATAAACCTGTAAAAATTTTCCTCCTGCTTTAAAGAAAGTTTCAGCAACCCTCAAAGCATCAGCTCCTGGATGTTGCATCCCATAGGGTGGCTTTTGGTTAACAGTATAAATTTTTAACGAAGATAGAACAAGTATAGAAGGAACATCAGGTTCCGATAGAGCATAATGGCCACCTATAGCCCCATGTATAATTTTCCCTAATCTCTTAGAAGCATCAATCTCAATAAATTTAACAGTAGATTTAGCAGAAGATATTCCCATTATAAAAATCCCTCCAATCATAAGTAAAATAAATATTTTTTTAAATATTGCCATTTATCATTCCTCCTTACCTCTTAATTACTATACTGGAAAGGTTTCCAGTTTTTTCTAAACTATAACTTTACAAATAGTTGCCCTAAAATCTTGTTATTAATATTTCACTGCACCAAAAGTTAAACCACGCAATAAATATCTTTGCATGGTAAAAGAGAAGATCACTGCCGGTAGCATGGTAACTATACCTGCAGCTGCCAACGGTCCCCAAGCTATTCTCCAACCTGTAATATATCTTCCAAGATAAACAGGAAGAGTTTGAGAATTTGCCGTACTTGTTAGGATTAAAGCAAGGAGAAACTCTCCCCAGCAGGTAACAAAACTTAAAGTCATCATCGCAGCAAGGCCTGGAGCGCTAAGAGGTAAAACCACATGAAAGAATGTACTTAAGGATGAAGCGCCATCTATATATGCTGCCTCATCAAGTTCCTTTGGTATTCCATTAAAAAAAGAAATCAATACCCAAGTGCTAAAAGGAATAGTGAATACAAGATATACCATTATAAGAGCAGTCCACGTATCAAGCAATTTTAAATTTTTAAACAGAATATATAAGGGCAGCGCAGAGGCAATTGGAGGCAACATTCTTACAGAAATTATCCAATTAGCAAATTTTCTACCTCCAGTTTTAAACCTTGATATGGAATAAGCAGCTAAAGCAGAGATGATAACAGCAAGGATGGAAGTTATTAAAGATATAGCAGTACTATTTCTAAGATAAGGTGTTATATTTTCAATAGAAGTGGTTGTACTTCCATAAAAACTTCCACCACCTGTAAAATTCTCTAAGGTCAAAGTTCTTGGAAAGATCATGGGAGGCCATTTAAACCAATCACTGGCAGGTTTAAAAGCAGTTATAACAAGCCAATAAACTGGAAAAAGGAAAAAGACAAGTATAACTAAAAGAATTAGCCATTTAAGAGAATAAAACAAATATTTCATAATTTTAATCCCCCTATAACTCCAAATACTCCCAAAGTCTCATTGTCCTTATAAGTATATTTGTTAGAATTGTTACTAAGATAAGGAGTAAAATACTTAAGGCTGAAGCATATCCCACATCCCATCCGAAAGATATTCCTACCTTATATATATAGAAACTAAGGGTATGAGTAGCATAACCCGGACCCCCAAAGCTTGTCATATAAACGATATCAAACATTCTTAAGATATCTATTAGTCTTAGGATTATTAATATCCAAAAAAGGGGTCTCAAAAATGGAAACTCAATATACTTAAAAATAACCCATCTGTTTCCACCATCAACTTTTGCAGCTTCAATTAGATCTGTAGGAACCGTTTGTAATCCCGCATATAATACCAGAAAAATGAAAGGAGTCCATTGCCATACATCCATTATAACTACAGCAATCCTTGCAAAAAAAGGATCTCCAAACCAAGCAATTTTGTTTACTCCAAATAAACTTAATAGATAATTTACTGGACCATACTCATAATTAAAAAGCATTTTCCATATGACTCCTACAACTACTGCAGGGATCATCATAGGTAAAAGTAAGGAACTTCTTACAACTTTTTCTCCAACTAAATTCTGTATAAATAAAGCAATAAATCCTCCTAAAATAATTTCAATAGGTAAAGCTAATAACACAAGTAAAAAGGTAAATTCCAAAGTAGAATGAACACCCTCATCCCTAAAAGCTTTAACATAATTTTCTAATCCTACAAAGTAAGGGGCTTTCCATTCTGCCAAATTATAATGCATAAAAGAGATAACTATCATATAGATAAAGGGGAAAATCGTAAGTAATAAAAATACAAACACAAGCGGCATAACCATAAATATTGCCGTTCGTCTTGTTCCTTTATCCATCAAATTTCCCCCTATTTCTTATTTTTTTAATAATTAGAAGGGGAGCATTGCGCTCCCCTAAATTTATTACTTCCCAGAGAGAATGTTCATCCATTGATCAGCTAATTTATTTAGTTCATCTACTGTATTAGGTCTCTTACCCATCAAAATCTCAGAGAAGAAACCAATAGTAACATCTTCAAGCTTTGGTTCTTCTGGAATTCTGGGTCTATGAGATTGGGTCTTTATAGTTTGTAAGAATACTGAAACCCTTGGGTCTGCCTTTCTTACTTCTGGATCTCTTACTGTTGAAAGTCTTGAAGGGGCAACTCCATATTTAATAAATTTGATTTTATCATTTTCTTTATTTGTCGCAAATTGTATAAACATAAATGCCTCTCTCTTATTCTTACTTGCAACGTTAAGTCCTAAAGCCCAATTACCACTTACAGAATGTCCACCAGGCATTACCGCAACACCTACTTTTTTATCAATGGGCTGTAGAGCAGAAGAAGTCTTAAAAGTCGCCCATACTCCAGTCCATTGAGGAACCATTGCTACTGTTCCTCTTGCAAAGTATTCTAATGTTTCACCATAGTCAGATCCAAGAGGATCAGGGCTATAAGGCATTAAAGCTTTCATAGTCTCAAGAGCTTTTACTCCCTCGGGAGAATTAAAAGCTGGCTTTTTATCAGAGGTGAAATAATCTCCATAATCGAGATCTACAGGACCCCATTTCTTCAAACCTTCTTGGCTTCTTCTATATGGAGCAAAATACAATAGGTACATATAGAATAATGTATGGGTCCTTGGGAACATTAAAGCTATACCATATTCTGTAGGAGAGTTTGGATTATATT from Dictyoglomus turgidum DSM 6724 includes:
- a CDS encoding carbohydrate ABC transporter permease encodes the protein MKYLFYSLKWLILLVILVFFLFPVYWLVITAFKPASDWFKWPPMIFPRTLTLENFTGGGSFYGSTTTSIENITPYLRNSTAISLITSILAVIISALAAYSISRFKTGGRKFANWIISVRMLPPIASALPLYILFKNLKLLDTWTALIMVYLVFTIPFSTWVLISFFNGIPKELDEAAYIDGASSLSTFFHVVLPLSAPGLAAMMTLSFVTCWGEFLLALILTSTANSQTLPVYLGRYITGWRIAWGPLAAAGIVTMLPAVIFSFTMQRYLLRGLTFGAVKY
- a CDS encoding carbohydrate ABC transporter permease, with protein sequence MDKGTRRTAIFMVMPLVFVFLLLTIFPFIYMIVISFMHYNLAEWKAPYFVGLENYVKAFRDEGVHSTLEFTFLLVLLALPIEIILGGFIALFIQNLVGEKVVRSSLLLPMMIPAVVVGVIWKMLFNYEYGPVNYLLSLFGVNKIAWFGDPFFARIAVVIMDVWQWTPFIFLVLYAGLQTVPTDLIEAAKVDGGNRWVIFKYIEFPFLRPLFWILIILRLIDILRMFDIVYMTSFGGPGYATHTLSFYIYKVGISFGWDVGYASALSILLLILVTILTNILIRTMRLWEYLEL
- a CDS encoding ABC transporter substrate-binding protein, translating into MRKFLVLATVSLFLLLIVGGYAQKQVVLNVWSSPDNADALQDIAQRFMQKYPNIKVQVTPISWEVLYPRMLADVASGTGAFDVATWDVMTAGAVAKGFVDLEEFRKQNPDLVDPNWDMKDFDPTIWHIAGIWAGKNIGIPFYCNTMLFYYRKDLFSDSKLKAEFKKMFGKDLRVPRTWEETVEVAKFFTKKYNPNSPTEYGIALMFPRTHTLFYMYLLYFAPYRRSQEGLKKWGPVDLDYGDYFTSDKKPAFNSPEGVKALETMKALMPYSPDPLGSDYGETLEYFARGTVAMVPQWTGVWATFKTSSALQPIDKKVGVAVMPGGHSVSGNWALGLNVASKNKREAFMFIQFATNKENDKIKFIKYGVAPSRLSTVRDPEVRKADPRVSVFLQTIKTQSHRPRIPEEPKLEDVTIGFFSEILMGKRPNTVDELNKLADQWMNILSGK